The following are from one region of the Biomphalaria glabrata chromosome 4, xgBioGlab47.1, whole genome shotgun sequence genome:
- the LOC106051465 gene encoding uncharacterized protein LOC106051465, with translation MMGVLYRGWLTKSPPEKKLGNHIKLFRAKWKRRFFVMTVKDGRHELAYYKDQSCQNKKGTVNLKDCKSASRVLQTNVFPNLLALKTISKNKPRTYYLAAEHGYEVDNWLHWLHLVCGIKEEESSTKEDDPKTMEHLDYNPPEITLSRSSNPQDDSVQCSDVSVQLSIGDADSEENPYSEVDSPKAERKSSPKFADFIQYLNDSLTVAEKLGEFPLSSRLSGSNTSMETKTGLEPPEATLDLPIYSNDQRQHQKGRAVSDYDVPRSTLVKGCPPILPLPFRRSNLSDHIYVNTSPMAHLDNPEI, from the coding sequence ATGATGGGTGTACTGTACAGGGGATGGCTGACTAAGTCACCCCCCGAGAAGAAGCTGGGCAATCACATCAAGCTCTTCCGCGCAAAGTGGAAGAGGCGTTTCTTCGTGATGACCGTCAAAGATGGCCGACACGAGCTGGCTTACTACAAGGATCAGAGTTGCCAGAACAAAAAAGGCACCGTCAACCTCAAAGACTGCAAGAGCGCCTCTCGCGTTCTCCAGACGAACGTGTTCCCCAACCTCCTGGCCCTCAAAACCATCAGCAAGAACAAACCCAGAACCTATTACCTGGCTGCTGAACATGGCTACGAGGTGGACAATTGGCTGCACTGGTTGCACCTAGTTTGCGGGATCAAAGAAGAAGAATCTTCGACCAAAGAAGATGATCCCAAGACAATGGAGCATTTGGATTACAACCCTCCAGAGATCACACTCAGCAGATCATCTAATCCACAGGACGACTCTGTCCAGTGCAGCGACGTGTCTGTGCAACTCTCTATTGGGGATGCAGACTCCGAAGAGAACCCTTACTCTGAAGTGGATTCTCCGAAAGCAGAACGAAAATCGAGCCCGAAGTTCGCAGACTTTATTCAGTATCTCAACGATAGTCTTACAGTGGCCGAGAAATTAGGCGAATTTCCGTTGTCTTCCAGGCTTTCAGGAAGCAATACTTCAATGGAGACAAAAACTGGCTTGGAACCGCCAGAAGCCACTCTCGACCTGCCCATCTACTCAAACGATCAACGCCAGCATCAGAAAGGTCGTGCAGTCAGCGACTACGATGTCCCGAGATCCACCTTAGTGAAGGGATGCCCCCCTATTCTGCCATTGCCATTTCGTAGGTCAAATCTGTCCGATCACATCTATGTAAATACATCCCCAATGGCCCACTTGGACAATCCAGAGATCTAA
- the LOC106051466 gene encoding dedicator of cytokinesis protein 11-like, translating to MDTSSEPPKGWLTKSPPEKKLGNHIKLFRAKWKRRFFVMTVKDGRHELAYYKDQSCQNKKGTVNLKDCKSTSRVLQTNGFPNLLAVKTISKNKPRTYYLAADNSYEVDNWLHWLHLVSGIKDEALSNNDDSKTKEHLECNQPEIICRISSDPQPDSVQCSDVSVQYSLGDADSEENPSSEDSPKAERNSSPQFADFIQYLNERLTVTQNLGHLPSPLSGSSTSLETKTVMNPPEITLDLLI from the coding sequence ATGGACACGAGTAGTGAACCCCCCAAGGGATGGCTGACTAAGTCACCCCCAGAGAAGAAGCTGGGCAATCACATCAAGCTCTTCCGCGCAAAGTGGAAGAGACGTTTCTTCGTGATGACCGTCAAAGATGGCCGACACGAGCTGGCTTACTACAAGGATCAGAGTTGCCAGAACAAAAAAGGCACCGTCAACCTCAAAGACTGCAAGAGCACCTCTCGCGTTCTCCAGACGAACGGGTTCCCCAATCTCCTGGCCGTCAAAACCATCAGCAAAAACAAACCCAGGACCTATTACCTGGCTGCTGACAATAGCTACGAGGTGGACAATTGGCTGCACTGGTTGCACCTAGTCAGCGGTATCAAAGATGAAGCTTTGTCTAATAATGATGATTCTAAGACCAAAGAGCATCTAGAATGCAACCAGCCGGAGATCATATGCAGGATATCATCTGATCCTCAGCCTGACTCTGTCCAGTGCAGCGACGTGTCTGTGCAATACTCTCTTGGGGATGCAGATTCAGAAGAAAATCCTAGCTCTGAAGATTCACCGAAAGCAGAGCGTAACTCGAGTCCGCAGTTCGCTGACTTCATTCAGTATCTCAACGAGAGATTAACAGTCACACAGAATTTAGGCCATCTTCCTTCGCCTCTCTCTGGAAGCAGTACTTCATTGGAGACAAAAACTGTCATGAACCCGCCAGAAATCACTCTCGACTTGCTTATCTAA